A genomic segment from Bryobacteraceae bacterium encodes:
- a CDS encoding heterodisulfide reductase-related iron-sulfur binding cluster, whose translation MAASKTVPSIDRPQQTDLDRCVHCGLCLNACPTYRVLGIEMDSPRGRVYQMNQVANGLATINDSYLEHIDLCLACRGCESACPSGVQYGRLIEAARAEIENTVPRPLASRIARSVVYRRLLPSRANLRIAAGLLWIYQVTGLQKLIRSTGILNAFGRLGKLEALSPEAQLPTFFSKYGQVFPPEGERKRKVALLGGCIANISFARLHEATVRVLRKNGCEVHVPDSQTCCGALHVHAGIRDEARRLAQQNIEALTDGGYDAILTNTSGCGSTLKEYHELFEHDPALHERAARFSALVKDINEFLASLDLNTAMQPVKRTVTYQDSCHLCHGQKIRAQPRKLLRAIPGLVLKEMAGADICCGSAGVYNVVHNDLSMQLLERKMETANRTGADTIATANPGCIIQLSAGARLHGNNQQVMHVVELLDEAYGGADATRPRTETA comes from the coding sequence ATGGCCGCATCTAAGACCGTACCCTCCATCGACCGGCCCCAACAGACCGACCTCGACCGCTGCGTCCACTGCGGCCTCTGCCTCAACGCCTGCCCCACCTACCGCGTGCTTGGCATCGAGATGGATTCCCCTCGCGGCCGCGTGTACCAGATGAACCAGGTGGCCAACGGACTCGCCACCATCAACGATTCCTATCTCGAGCACATCGACCTCTGTCTCGCCTGCCGCGGATGCGAATCCGCATGCCCTTCCGGCGTGCAATACGGCCGGTTGATTGAGGCCGCCCGCGCCGAGATCGAGAACACCGTGCCGCGGCCGCTCGCCTCGCGCATCGCCCGATCCGTGGTGTATCGGCGGCTGCTGCCTTCGCGCGCCAACCTCCGCATCGCCGCGGGCCTCCTCTGGATCTACCAGGTCACCGGGCTCCAAAAGCTGATCCGCTCCACTGGGATTCTTAACGCATTTGGAAGACTGGGCAAGCTCGAAGCGCTCTCGCCGGAAGCGCAACTCCCCACCTTCTTTAGCAAGTACGGCCAGGTGTTTCCGCCCGAAGGCGAACGGAAGCGGAAGGTGGCGCTGCTCGGCGGCTGCATCGCCAATATCTCATTCGCCCGGCTGCACGAGGCCACCGTCCGAGTGCTCCGGAAGAACGGCTGCGAAGTCCACGTGCCGGATTCGCAAACCTGCTGCGGCGCTCTTCACGTCCACGCCGGCATCCGCGATGAAGCGCGGCGCCTGGCCCAGCAGAACATCGAAGCGCTCACCGATGGCGGTTACGACGCTATCCTCACCAACACCTCCGGCTGCGGGTCGACGCTCAAGGAGTATCACGAACTGTTCGAGCACGACCCCGCCCTCCACGAACGCGCCGCCCGCTTTTCCGCGCTCGTGAAGGACATCAATGAGTTCCTGGCGTCGCTCGACCTGAACACGGCGATGCAGCCGGTGAAGCGCACCGTCACCTACCAGGATTCCTGCCATCTCTGCCACGGCCAAAAGATCCGGGCACAGCCGCGCAAACTGCTCCGCGCCATCCCGGGCCTGGTGCTCAAGGAAATGGCCGGCGCCGACATCTGCTGCGGATCGGCCGGTGTCTACAACGTGGTTCACAACGATCTCTCCATGCAGTTGCTCGAACGTAAGATGGAGACCGCCAACCGCACCGGAGCCGATACCATCGCAACCGCCAATCCGGGCTGCATCATCCAGCTATCGGCGGGCGCGCGCCTGCATGGAAACAATCAGCAGGTGATGCACGTAGTGGAACTGCTCGACGAGGCCTACGGCGGAGCGGACGCTACTCGCCCTCGTACGGAAACTGCATAA
- the dnaX gene encoding DNA polymerase III subunit gamma/tau translates to MAAASQPQPYQVIARKYRPRTFSELIGQEHVRTTLGNAIGQARIAHGYIFSGQRGTGKTTVARILARCLNCEKGPTPEPCMQCAACTEIAGGNAVDVIEIDAASNRGINEMRELRENVRYRPARDRYKVFIIDEAHQITNEAFNALLKTLEEPPEWVVFVLCTTEAHKIPTTIASRCQQFSFRSVDYGELVGLLQRICEQEGVKASAEALGVVAQVGEGSVRDSLSALDQAIACCGDTLEEAEVRELLGLFSLDSMGEVTRALSASDSKRMLELVHELERNGRNLQHFCRELARYFRNLLVARVAGQGSSLIAASAAEQQRLAETAGGFSEEDLARYLQITLDLYRELQYSLQPKLHLEIGLLRLIHAARIVKIEEALAGLTGGGGSGVAPQQAPPKRNPPPPSGGYRPAPAQTAAVAPPPPPAPVAAPPPAEPGSLKDKLLSHLRDGGLTMLVDAVEHSTVTQGPGEIRFSGPREFKLSFRDSGMRAAVHAVAGQPLRINFVEAESAGPAAAAPKPAGGQIDEQAAERAMSNPEVQRFQQMFPESQVRTVRNLKE, encoded by the coding sequence TTGGCAGCCGCATCTCAGCCGCAACCCTATCAAGTTATCGCGCGTAAGTATCGTCCGCGCACCTTTTCCGAACTGATCGGCCAGGAGCACGTGCGGACGACGCTCGGCAACGCGATCGGGCAGGCGCGCATCGCGCACGGGTACATTTTTTCGGGCCAGCGCGGAACGGGCAAGACCACGGTGGCGCGGATCCTGGCGCGGTGCCTGAACTGCGAGAAGGGGCCGACGCCGGAGCCGTGCATGCAGTGCGCGGCCTGCACCGAGATCGCCGGCGGCAACGCCGTGGACGTGATCGAGATCGACGCGGCGTCTAACCGCGGCATCAACGAGATGCGCGAACTGCGCGAGAATGTGCGCTACCGCCCGGCGCGGGACCGGTACAAGGTTTTCATCATCGACGAAGCGCACCAGATCACCAACGAGGCATTCAACGCGCTGCTGAAGACGCTCGAGGAGCCGCCGGAGTGGGTGGTGTTCGTGTTGTGCACCACCGAGGCGCACAAGATCCCCACGACGATCGCATCGCGCTGCCAGCAGTTCAGTTTCCGCAGCGTGGACTATGGGGAGTTGGTGGGCCTGCTGCAGCGAATCTGCGAGCAGGAGGGTGTGAAGGCATCGGCCGAGGCGCTGGGCGTGGTGGCGCAGGTGGGCGAGGGAAGCGTTCGCGATTCGCTTTCGGCGCTGGACCAGGCGATCGCGTGCTGCGGCGATACGCTCGAGGAGGCCGAGGTCCGCGAGCTGCTGGGCCTGTTCTCGCTCGACTCGATGGGCGAGGTGACGCGGGCGCTTTCGGCCAGCGATTCGAAGAGGATGCTGGAGCTCGTTCACGAACTCGAGCGCAACGGACGGAACCTGCAGCACTTTTGCCGCGAACTGGCGCGGTACTTCCGGAATCTGCTGGTGGCGCGCGTGGCGGGGCAGGGCAGTTCGCTGATTGCGGCGTCGGCGGCCGAGCAACAGCGGCTGGCCGAGACGGCCGGCGGGTTCAGTGAGGAAGACCTGGCGCGATATCTGCAGATCACGCTGGACCTGTACCGGGAGCTGCAGTATTCGCTGCAGCCGAAGCTGCATCTCGAGATCGGGCTGCTGCGGTTGATCCACGCGGCGCGGATCGTGAAGATCGAAGAGGCGCTGGCCGGGCTGACCGGTGGCGGAGGCAGCGGCGTGGCGCCGCAGCAGGCTCCGCCCAAGCGGAATCCACCGCCGCCTTCCGGCGGGTATCGTCCGGCTCCGGCGCAAACCGCGGCGGTAGCGCCTCCGCCGCCTCCAGCTCCGGTGGCAGCTCCGCCTCCCGCCGAGCCCGGCAGCTTGAAAGACAAGCTGTTGTCGCACCTGCGCGACGGCGGGCTAACGATGCTGGTGGACGCGGTGGAACATTCGACAGTGACGCAGGGGCCTGGCGAGATTCGTTTCTCCGGGCCTCGCGAATTCAAGCTCTCGTTTCGCGATTCGGGGATGCGCGCGGCGGTGCATGCGGTAGCCGGCCAGCCGCTGCGGATCAACTTCGTGGAAGCGGAAAGCGCCGGTCCTGCGGCAGCGGCGCCGAAGCCGGCCGGCGGACAGATCGACGAGCAAGCGGCCGAGCGGGCGATGTCCAATCCGGAAGTACAGCGCTTCCAGCAGATGTTCCCCGAAAGCCAGGTGCGAACGGTTCGGAATTTGAAGGAATAG
- the recR gene encoding recombination mediator RecR: protein MADFAEPLARLITEFKRLPGIGQKSAQRLAFHVLRAQRDDAQRFAQAILDVKDTLGLCTICNNISEGEFCPYCKDPNRETNVICVVEEAVNILPIETTRTYPGLYHVLHGAISPLRGIGPERLRIKGLLERIAGGGVEEIILATNPNVEGEATAVYLSRLIKPLGVRVSRIAMGIPVGSDLEYADEVTMSKSLENRREM, encoded by the coding sequence ATGGCCGACTTCGCCGAGCCGCTTGCGCGGCTGATCACCGAATTCAAGCGTCTGCCTGGAATCGGGCAGAAGTCGGCGCAGCGTCTGGCGTTTCACGTGTTGCGCGCGCAGCGGGACGACGCCCAGCGGTTTGCGCAAGCGATCCTCGACGTGAAAGATACGCTTGGTCTTTGCACGATCTGCAACAACATCAGCGAGGGGGAGTTCTGCCCCTACTGTAAGGATCCGAACCGCGAAACGAACGTGATCTGCGTGGTGGAGGAGGCGGTGAACATCCTGCCGATCGAGACGACGCGGACTTACCCGGGGCTCTACCATGTGCTGCACGGAGCGATTTCTCCGCTGCGCGGGATCGGTCCGGAGCGGCTGCGGATCAAGGGGCTGCTCGAGCGGATCGCGGGCGGGGGCGTGGAGGAAATCATCCTGGCGACGAACCCGAACGTCGAAGGCGAGGCGACGGCGGTGTACCTGTCGCGGCTGATCAAGCCGCTGGGCGTGCGAGTGTCGCGGATCGCGATGGGGATTCCGGTGGGGAGCGACCTCGAGTACGCCGATGAAGTGACGATGTCGAAGTCGCTCGAAAACCGGCGGGAGATGTAG
- a CDS encoding metal-dependent transcriptional regulator, translated as MKITISKENYLKAIAEADAEGETVIAATLARWLNVSPPAVTMAIRRLRRDDCIAVDPSGHIKLTAEGRRIADRILHRHHLIERMLVEVFGMEWYKVHDEAERLEHAVSEDFERLLIRKLGESQPCVHGNLAEISTPEQRRRRGWQRMDQVAPPSTVTVVSVYERDRQLLEYLDELSVQPGARVDIVGRNYDETLSLKVGGNAVQLGASVAGKIWVKADAVV; from the coding sequence GTGAAGATCACGATTTCCAAGGAGAACTACCTGAAGGCGATCGCCGAGGCCGACGCCGAAGGGGAAACGGTTATCGCCGCGACGCTCGCTCGTTGGCTGAACGTCTCGCCGCCCGCGGTCACCATGGCCATCCGCCGCCTGCGCCGCGACGACTGCATCGCCGTTGACCCCAGCGGCCACATCAAGCTCACCGCCGAAGGGCGTCGCATCGCAGACCGCATTCTCCACCGCCACCACCTCATCGAGCGAATGCTCGTCGAAGTCTTCGGCATGGAGTGGTACAAGGTGCATGACGAAGCCGAGCGCCTGGAACACGCCGTCAGCGAAGACTTCGAGCGCCTCCTCATCCGCAAGCTCGGTGAATCGCAGCCGTGCGTCCACGGCAACCTCGCCGAGATCTCAACGCCCGAACAGCGCCGCCGCCGCGGCTGGCAGCGGATGGATCAAGTCGCGCCCCCGAGCACCGTCACCGTCGTCAGCGTCTACGAGCGCGACCGCCAATTGCTCGAGTACCTCGACGAGCTTTCCGTGCAGCCCGGCGCCCGTGTCGATATCGTCGGCAGAAACTACGACGAAACACTTTCGCTCAAGGTGGGCGGCAACGCGGTGCAACTGGGCGCCTCCGTGGCCGGCAAGATTTGGGTAAAAGCCGACGCCGTCGTTTAA
- a CDS encoding YbaB/EbfC family nucleoid-associated protein, with product MKLPGNMQSMMKQAQQMQERLKQEIAEIRVEATAGGGMVTVTMDGDKHVHAVKIDPEVAGDVEMLQDLVMAAMNEAVNKVEAESGKKMQGMLGGMGLPKGLF from the coding sequence ATGAAACTTCCCGGCAACATGCAATCGATGATGAAGCAGGCGCAGCAGATGCAGGAGCGTCTGAAGCAGGAGATCGCGGAGATCCGCGTGGAGGCGACCGCCGGCGGCGGGATGGTGACGGTGACGATGGACGGCGACAAGCACGTGCACGCGGTGAAGATCGATCCGGAAGTGGCCGGCGACGTCGAGATGCTGCAGGATCTCGTGATGGCGGCGATGAACGAGGCGGTGAACAAGGTGGAAGCCGAGTCCGGCAAGAAGATGCAGGGGATGCTCGGCGGGATGGGGCTGCCCAAGGGCTTGTTCTAG
- a CDS encoding FAD-binding oxidoreductase — translation MTRLAPNTPEQFAAALAEAAAAEKQIEIEGSATKSRMGGARDPGDIVLSTSALNRLLEYEPADLTVSVEAGMLWNDLLKTLAANSQTIPLDPPFESRATVGGVLAANTCGPRRRLFGSARDAVIGMKFATLEGKIIQSGGMVVKNVAGLDLGKLMIGSFGTLAAILVANFKVTPLPPRSRTYRFRFQTLDAVMAGRDRILASVLQPAALDILNPHASARVEERDWILAVRAMGNERMIRRYTDEFEGASAIDGDRETDFWSRVREFGPDFLARHDDGAVARFSTTLHGVAGVLRDLPVPSICRAGNGVTYGFFPDVEAAAQWVHTHGGVLESIPPRSCSPDEQWPAPGSDLAVMRRVKAMFDPGNLLNRGRLYGRI, via the coding sequence ATGACCAGGCTCGCGCCGAACACTCCGGAGCAATTCGCCGCCGCCCTCGCCGAAGCGGCCGCCGCTGAAAAGCAGATCGAAATCGAGGGCAGCGCAACCAAGAGCCGGATGGGCGGCGCACGCGACCCGGGCGACATCGTCCTCTCCACTTCCGCGCTCAACCGCCTGCTCGAGTATGAACCGGCCGACCTCACCGTATCCGTGGAAGCCGGCATGCTCTGGAACGACCTCCTCAAGACCCTGGCCGCCAACAGCCAGACGATCCCCCTCGACCCGCCCTTTGAGAGCCGCGCTACTGTCGGCGGAGTCCTTGCCGCGAATACTTGCGGCCCCCGCCGCCGCCTGTTCGGCTCGGCGCGCGATGCTGTCATCGGCATGAAATTCGCCACCCTCGAGGGCAAGATCATCCAGTCCGGCGGCATGGTGGTGAAAAATGTGGCCGGGCTCGACCTGGGCAAGCTCATGATCGGATCCTTCGGCACCCTCGCCGCCATCCTCGTCGCCAACTTCAAGGTCACGCCGCTGCCGCCCCGCTCACGTACCTACCGGTTTCGATTTCAGACCCTCGACGCCGTGATGGCCGGGCGAGACCGTATTCTCGCCAGCGTCCTCCAGCCGGCCGCGCTTGATATCCTGAACCCGCATGCCTCGGCCCGCGTCGAAGAACGTGATTGGATCCTCGCCGTCCGCGCCATGGGCAACGAACGCATGATCCGCCGATACACCGACGAGTTCGAAGGAGCCTCCGCCATCGACGGCGACCGAGAGACCGACTTCTGGTCCCGCGTGCGCGAGTTCGGCCCGGACTTTCTCGCCCGGCATGACGACGGCGCCGTTGCCCGCTTCTCAACCACCCTTCACGGCGTGGCCGGCGTTTTGCGCGATCTGCCGGTGCCTTCCATTTGCCGTGCGGGGAACGGCGTCACCTACGGCTTCTTCCCGGACGTGGAAGCGGCGGCCCAATGGGTCCACACCCATGGCGGCGTGCTCGAGTCGATCCCGCCGCGCTCCTGCTCGCCCGACGAGCAGTGGCCGGCGCCCGGTAGCGACCTCGCCGTGATGCGCCGCGTTAAGGCCATGTTCGACCCCGGAAATCTCCTCAATCGAGGTCGCCTCTATGGCCGCATCTAA